The proteins below are encoded in one region of Vibrio sp. ED004:
- the lipA gene encoding lipoyl synthase, whose amino-acid sequence MSKPIQMEKGVKYRDADKMALIPVKNMPAEQKEVLRKPEWMKIKLPSDSHRIQEIKSAMRKNNLHSVCEEASCPNLAECFNHGTATFMILGAICTRRCPFCDVAHGRPVAPEAEEPKKLAKTIKDMKLKYVVITSVDRDDLRDGGAQHFADCNREIRELNPNIRIETLVPDFRGRMDVALDLMKDNPPDVFNHNLETAPRLYRKARPGANYKWSLDLLKKFKEQHPDIPTKSGVMMGLGETKEEIVQVLKDLREHGVTMLTLGQYLAPSRHHLPVERYVPPSEFDELKEIALELGFTHAACGPFVRSSYHADLQAQGMEIK is encoded by the coding sequence ATGAGCAAACCAATCCAAATGGAAAAAGGCGTTAAATATCGTGACGCTGACAAAATGGCATTAATTCCCGTAAAGAATATGCCTGCTGAACAGAAAGAAGTTCTACGTAAGCCTGAATGGATGAAGATTAAACTTCCTTCAGACAGCCATCGTATCCAAGAAATCAAATCAGCAATGCGCAAAAACAACCTGCACTCAGTTTGTGAAGAAGCGTCTTGCCCGAACCTAGCCGAGTGTTTCAACCACGGTACGGCAACGTTTATGATTCTTGGCGCTATCTGTACACGTCGCTGCCCGTTCTGTGATGTTGCTCATGGTCGTCCAGTTGCTCCTGAAGCGGAAGAGCCGAAGAAGCTGGCTAAGACAATTAAAGACATGAAACTGAAGTACGTGGTAATCACTTCAGTTGACCGCGATGACTTGCGTGACGGCGGTGCTCAGCACTTTGCTGACTGTAACCGTGAGATTCGCGAACTAAACCCAAATATTCGTATCGAAACACTGGTACCAGACTTCCGCGGTCGTATGGACGTTGCGCTTGACCTAATGAAAGACAACCCGCCAGATGTATTCAACCACAACCTAGAGACAGCGCCACGCCTATACCGTAAAGCGCGTCCAGGTGCGAACTACAAATGGTCTCTAGATCTACTGAAGAAGTTCAAAGAACAACACCCAGATATCCCAACAAAGTCTGGTGTAATGATGGGCCTTGGTGAGACGAAAGAAGAGATCGTTCAAGTACTGAAAGATCTTCGCGAACACGGTGTAACTATGCTGACACTAGGTCAATACCTAGCACCAAGCCGTCACCACTTGCCAGTAGAACGCTACGTGCCGCCTTCAGAGTTCGACGAGCTGAAAGAGATTGCTCTTGAACTTGGCTTCACACACGCTGCATGTGGTCCGTTTGTACGTTCTTCTTACCACGCAGATCTACAAGCTCAAGGTATGGAAATTAAGTAA
- a CDS encoding serine hydrolase: MIKSNKLVKSIFATSVALSATIATSSFAAPIVVPDAPQIAAKGFVLMDYHSGKVLAEKEMNTQLSPASLTKMMTSYVIGQELDRGNINLNDDVVISENAWAKNFPDSSKMFVEVGTTVKVEELNRGIIIQSGNDACVAMAEHIAGSEDAFVDLMNAWASSIGMKDTHFANVHGLDNPNLYSTPYDMALLGQALIRDVPDEYRIYSEKKFTYNGITQYNRNGLLWDKSMNVDGIKTGHTSNAGYSLVSSATEGKMRLVAVVMGTKNANARKTESKKLLSYGFRFFETVAPHTAGETFVEEKIWMGSKDTVALGVDEDTFVTLPRGQAKNLKASFVLEKELEAPISKGDVVGKLFYQVDGEDVAEYPLLALEDVDQGSLFSRLWDYLVLLFKGLF; the protein is encoded by the coding sequence ATGATTAAATCTAATAAACTTGTTAAATCGATTTTTGCTACTTCTGTTGCACTTTCTGCAACGATAGCTACATCGTCATTCGCCGCTCCTATTGTTGTTCCTGATGCACCTCAAATCGCCGCTAAAGGTTTTGTTCTGATGGATTACCATTCAGGCAAAGTACTAGCAGAGAAAGAGATGAATACTCAACTTTCTCCAGCAAGTTTAACCAAGATGATGACGAGCTACGTGATCGGCCAAGAGCTTGATCGTGGCAACATCAACCTAAACGACGATGTTGTAATCAGTGAAAATGCTTGGGCTAAAAACTTCCCAGATTCATCTAAGATGTTCGTTGAAGTTGGCACAACGGTTAAGGTTGAAGAGCTAAACCGCGGTATCATCATTCAATCAGGTAACGATGCTTGTGTTGCAATGGCTGAACACATTGCTGGCTCTGAAGATGCATTCGTTGACCTAATGAACGCTTGGGCAAGCTCTATCGGCATGAAAGACACGCACTTTGCTAATGTGCACGGTCTAGACAATCCGAACCTATACTCAACGCCTTACGATATGGCGCTACTTGGTCAGGCGCTAATTCGCGACGTTCCTGATGAGTACCGTATCTACTCAGAGAAAAAATTCACTTACAACGGCATCACCCAATACAACCGTAACGGTCTGTTATGGGATAAGAGCATGAACGTTGACGGCATCAAAACCGGCCACACAAGCAACGCAGGTTACAGCCTAGTAAGCTCAGCAACCGAAGGCAAAATGCGCCTAGTCGCTGTTGTAATGGGTACTAAGAATGCGAACGCTCGTAAAACAGAAAGCAAAAAGCTTCTTAGCTACGGTTTCCGTTTCTTCGAAACAGTGGCACCACACACAGCTGGTGAAACCTTCGTAGAAGAGAAAATCTGGATGGGTAGCAAGGACACAGTTGCGCTCGGTGTCGACGAAGATACTTTCGTGACTCTACCTCGTGGCCAAGCTAAGAACCTAAAAGCAAGCTTCGTGCTTGAGAAAGAGCTAGAGGCTCCGATCAGCAAAGGCGATGTGGTTGGTAAACTGTTCTACCAAGTTGATGGCGAAGATGTTGCTGAATACCCGCTACTAGCACTTGAAGACGTAGACCAAGGCAGCCTATTTAGCCGTCTGTGGGATTACCTAGTACTGCTGTTCAAAGGCTTATTCTAA
- the rodA gene encoding rod shape-determining protein RodA: MKLDPSTGRNRALFERLHIDLPLLLGILVLMGFALLIMYSASGQSLAMMDRQAMRMALSLGVMIFLAQISPRTYETLAPLLFAGGVILLLGVLFFGEASKGAQRWLNFGFIRFQPSELLKLAVPLMLARFIGKRSLPPTFQTLAISLVMVFVPTILIAKQPDLGTSILIAASGIFVIFLAGISWKIIASAAIALGAFIPILWFFLMREYQKVRVRTLFDPESDPLGAGYHIIQSKIAIGSGGISGKGWLQGTQSQLEFIPERHTDFIFAVIAEEWGMIGILFLLAIYLFIIGRGLVLASQAQTAFGRMMGGSIVLSFFVYIFVNIGMVSGILPVVGVPLPLVSYGGTSMVTLMAGFGILMSIHTHRKAFSKAT, from the coding sequence ATGAAACTTGATCCCTCAACTGGACGAAATAGAGCCTTATTCGAAAGGCTACATATCGACCTACCATTATTGCTCGGCATTCTGGTTTTAATGGGCTTTGCCTTATTGATCATGTACAGCGCAAGCGGACAAAGCCTTGCGATGATGGACCGCCAAGCAATGCGTATGGCTCTGTCTTTGGGTGTGATGATCTTTTTAGCGCAAATATCACCACGGACCTACGAAACCTTAGCTCCGCTGCTGTTTGCAGGCGGTGTCATCTTGCTGTTGGGCGTATTGTTCTTTGGTGAGGCCTCTAAGGGGGCTCAACGTTGGTTGAACTTCGGCTTCATTCGATTCCAGCCCTCTGAGCTATTGAAGCTAGCAGTACCTTTGATGCTGGCACGATTTATCGGTAAGCGCTCACTACCACCGACTTTCCAAACGCTCGCGATCTCACTAGTGATGGTGTTTGTCCCGACGATTTTAATCGCGAAGCAACCCGATTTAGGTACTTCTATTCTTATCGCTGCATCGGGTATCTTTGTAATATTCTTAGCGGGTATTAGCTGGAAGATAATCGCCAGTGCAGCGATAGCACTTGGGGCGTTCATACCAATTCTGTGGTTCTTCTTGATGCGTGAATATCAAAAAGTACGTGTAAGAACCCTTTTTGATCCTGAATCAGATCCATTAGGTGCGGGCTACCACATCATTCAGAGTAAGATTGCGATAGGTTCTGGTGGCATATCAGGAAAAGGCTGGCTGCAAGGTACTCAATCTCAACTGGAGTTCATCCCAGAGCGTCACACCGACTTCATTTTTGCGGTTATTGCCGAAGAATGGGGCATGATCGGTATTTTGTTCTTGCTTGCTATCTACCTGTTTATTATTGGACGCGGTTTAGTACTAGCTAGCCAAGCTCAAACGGCCTTTGGTCGAATGATGGGCGGCAGTATTGTACTGAGCTTCTTCGTCTATATTTTTGTAAACATTGGCATGGTAAGCGGCATCCTACCGGTTGTAGGTGTCCCTCTTCCTCTGGTCAGTTATGGCGGCACTTCAATGGTTACCCTTATGGCTGGTTTTGGTATTTTAATGTCGATCCACACACACAGAAAAGCATTCTCAAAGGCGACTTAA
- a CDS encoding septal ring lytic transglycosylase RlpA family protein: MSITTFSKKTSLVDELPIKKILSIVGLAILINGCSSQKPTGRYDIDSDIAPDAPISVEHLEDAHPQYEPYSLGGNNNYTLRGEDYKIVKETEGFTEKGKASWYGKKFHGHLTSNGEIYDMYSMSAAHKTLPIPSYVKVTNTDNNKTTIVRINDRGPFHEGRIIDLSYAAAYKLDVLRTGTANVEIEVITVAMPTDAKKKAALPQFIIQVATSPHEDRTEKLAKDLSEKLEVATFLQPNDDNYRLMLGPFHDYALTQEKLEQVKLMGYPSAYIKKHTLTR; this comes from the coding sequence ATGTCTATTACAACGTTTTCAAAAAAAACATCCTTGGTTGATGAGCTGCCAATTAAAAAAATCCTCTCTATTGTTGGGCTAGCAATTTTAATCAATGGCTGTTCTTCACAGAAACCAACAGGTCGCTACGATATTGATTCAGATATTGCGCCAGATGCGCCGATCTCGGTAGAGCATTTAGAGGATGCTCATCCTCAATATGAACCCTACAGTTTAGGTGGTAACAATAACTACACACTGCGCGGTGAAGACTACAAAATCGTCAAAGAGACGGAAGGATTTACCGAGAAAGGTAAAGCGTCTTGGTACGGTAAGAAATTTCATGGCCATTTAACCTCAAATGGCGAGATTTACGACATGTATTCGATGTCTGCAGCGCACAAAACATTGCCGATTCCAAGCTATGTAAAAGTGACCAATACCGACAACAACAAAACCACGATTGTTCGTATCAATGACCGCGGCCCATTCCACGAAGGCCGAATCATTGACCTTAGTTATGCCGCCGCTTACAAGCTCGATGTATTAAGAACTGGCACTGCAAATGTTGAGATAGAAGTCATTACTGTAGCTATGCCAACCGACGCTAAGAAAAAGGCCGCTTTGCCGCAATTTATTATTCAAGTTGCCACATCTCCGCATGAGGATAGAACAGAGAAGTTGGCCAAAGATCTAAGCGAAAAGCTAGAAGTAGCAACGTTCTTGCAGCCAAATGATGACAACTACCGTCTGATGCTTGGGCCATTTCATGACTATGCTCTGACTCAAGAGAAATTAGAACAAGTTAAGCTAATGGGTTACCCGTCAGCTTATATAAAAAAACACACCCTAACTCGCTAA
- a CDS encoding sodium-dependent transporter, whose product MDQQSSSSRELFSSRLGFILAAAGAAVGLGNIWGFPTQVASNGGGAFLLVYLIMIFVVAFPMLVVEMAIGRHGQANPVDSMRSLTANPLGKKVGEFVGWIGLSVPSAVLAFYSIVGGWLICFLIGAVADLIGLEAISDWFKGFSVERNVFGTVAFYVLTILIVQGGVKQGIEKWSTRLMPALFVLFGLLFVYIMTQSGAMEGLKHYLVPDFEKVWDRKLILAAMGQGFFSLTIGGCSMLVYGSYLSKKENLPKMAMNVTLVDTAVAFIAGLVVMPAMFVAMQKGVQIYAEDGSLLSSDTLVFTVLPLMFDSLGVLGQIFAIVFFLLLTIAALTSSISMLEGPVALVSERFNTRRTPTSWVIGGAIALFSVVIVYNFAAMFGMVAMIATQYLQPIAALMFCLFGGWVWSRASKVKELEQGCPDFQLGWFGKVWPMYVKFVCPILVATVIWASFG is encoded by the coding sequence ATGGACCAACAATCTTCCTCTTCAAGAGAGCTATTTAGTTCTCGTTTGGGTTTTATTTTAGCAGCGGCTGGTGCAGCGGTTGGCTTGGGTAATATTTGGGGTTTCCCAACCCAAGTTGCAAGCAATGGCGGTGGTGCTTTTCTGCTTGTTTACCTAATCATGATCTTCGTGGTTGCTTTCCCTATGCTGGTGGTTGAGATGGCGATTGGTCGTCATGGTCAAGCGAACCCTGTCGATAGTATGCGTTCACTAACTGCTAACCCGCTAGGCAAGAAAGTCGGTGAATTTGTTGGTTGGATTGGTCTCAGTGTTCCAAGCGCAGTGCTTGCGTTTTATAGCATTGTCGGCGGTTGGTTGATCTGCTTCCTAATCGGCGCTGTTGCTGATCTGATTGGTTTAGAGGCGATTTCGGATTGGTTTAAAGGCTTCAGCGTTGAGCGTAATGTCTTTGGTACAGTTGCGTTCTACGTACTGACGATTTTGATTGTGCAGGGCGGTGTTAAGCAAGGTATCGAGAAGTGGTCGACGCGTTTAATGCCGGCATTGTTTGTATTGTTCGGCCTATTGTTTGTCTACATCATGACGCAATCTGGTGCGATGGAAGGCTTAAAACATTACCTAGTTCCAGACTTTGAGAAGGTGTGGGATAGAAAGCTGATCCTAGCGGCGATGGGACAAGGCTTCTTCTCGCTCACCATTGGTGGCTGTTCAATGTTGGTTTATGGCTCTTATTTAAGTAAGAAAGAGAACCTGCCAAAAATGGCGATGAACGTAACTTTGGTTGATACTGCTGTTGCCTTTATTGCGGGCTTAGTGGTTATGCCTGCGATGTTTGTTGCGATGCAAAAAGGCGTTCAAATCTACGCAGAAGATGGCTCGCTGTTAAGTTCTGACACGCTAGTGTTTACAGTTCTGCCTTTGATGTTTGATAGCTTAGGTGTGCTTGGTCAGATCTTTGCGATTGTTTTCTTCTTATTGCTAACGATTGCCGCACTGACTTCTTCTATCTCAATGCTAGAAGGTCCGGTAGCGCTAGTGAGTGAGCGTTTCAATACTAGACGAACGCCAACAAGTTGGGTGATTGGTGGTGCTATTGCGCTATTTAGTGTGGTGATTGTTTACAACTTTGCAGCGATGTTTGGCATGGTGGCGATGATAGCGACTCAATACCTTCAACCGATTGCTGCATTGATGTTCTGTCTGTTTGGCGGTTGGGTATGGAGCCGAGCTTCAAAAGTGAAAGAGCTTGAGCAAGGTTGCCCTGATTTTCAGCTTGGTTGGTTTGGTAAGGTTTGGCCGATGTATGTGAAGTTCGTGTGCCCAATCTTAGTTGCAACAGTAATCTGGGCTTCTTTCGGATAG
- a CDS encoding GreA/GreB family elongation factor, with product MNKSELRQIIIEQLETRLRIAQSATQRAIDAATDEETVPEHKYDTLALEASYLAHGQAVRVQECEDDIQCYRNLVLRDSEKITVSSYVVVIDEHNQYKHFFMGPRVGGLSVMWNDHEVAIVTANAPFGQALMGKEVGDEIEFKVADKQFCYEVISID from the coding sequence ATGAATAAGTCTGAGCTTCGACAAATAATCATTGAGCAACTCGAAACCCGATTACGTATCGCGCAGTCCGCTACCCAGCGTGCCATTGACGCCGCGACCGATGAAGAGACAGTGCCAGAACACAAGTACGACACCTTGGCTCTAGAAGCTTCGTATCTTGCCCATGGACAAGCGGTTAGAGTGCAAGAGTGTGAAGATGATATTCAGTGTTACCGTAACCTTGTATTGCGTGATAGTGAAAAGATTACGGTGAGCAGTTATGTGGTGGTGATTGACGAGCATAACCAATATAAACACTTTTTCATGGGGCCGAGAGTTGGTGGACTCTCTGTTATGTGGAATGATCATGAAGTTGCTATCGTGACCGCGAACGCGCCGTTTGGTCAGGCTCTAATGGGTAAAGAAGTTGGCGATGAAATTGAGTTTAAGGTCGCTGATAAACAGTTTTGCTACGAAGTTATATCTATCGACTAA
- the lipB gene encoding lipoyl(octanoyl) transferase LipB — protein MQNKLIVKKLGRQDYEPVWKAMHKFTDERTEEDVDQVWLVEHNPVFTQGQAGKAEHVLNAGDIPVIQSDRGGQVTYHGPGQLVAYFLINIRRKKFGVRDLVTHIENLVINTLKAYNIDSAARPDAPGVYVDGKKICSLGLRIRRGCSFHGLALNVDMDLSPFLRINPCGYQGMEMAQVSQLGGPSELENVEQQLIQELVELLGYDQVDIQATSNITAEA, from the coding sequence TTGCAAAATAAGCTAATCGTAAAAAAATTAGGCCGTCAGGATTATGAACCTGTATGGAAAGCCATGCATAAGTTCACAGACGAACGCACGGAAGAAGACGTAGACCAAGTTTGGTTGGTTGAACACAACCCTGTCTTTACTCAAGGACAAGCAGGCAAAGCTGAGCATGTATTAAATGCCGGTGATATCCCTGTGATACAAAGCGATCGCGGCGGCCAAGTGACTTATCACGGCCCAGGTCAGTTAGTTGCTTACTTTCTGATTAACATCCGCCGTAAAAAATTCGGAGTGCGTGATTTGGTTACTCATATTGAGAACCTCGTAATCAATACTCTGAAAGCTTACAATATAGATTCAGCTGCCCGACCTGACGCTCCTGGTGTTTATGTCGATGGCAAGAAAATCTGTTCACTCGGATTACGTATTCGACGCGGCTGCTCGTTCCATGGGCTAGCACTGAACGTTGATATGGACCTGTCTCCATTCCTACGTATTAACCCATGTGGTTATCAAGGAATGGAAATGGCACAGGTCAGCCAACTTGGCGGACCAAGTGAACTAGAAAACGTTGAGCAACAGTTAATACAAGAGCTCGTAGAGCTACTCGGCTATGACCAAGTAGACATTCAAGCCACCAGTAACATTACAGCAGAAGCATAA
- a CDS encoding YggN family protein, with product MKSNVFMKNNVLIASLTAVIAVVSLPTFAAQCRVDLKNELRIDDQKVEIHQVNGDTAVFDENNDLYIHGEKVELDADQQAAIEKYRDSMSEYLPRAKQMANESLALANDVIDDIAASLDSPESFDNVKESMKTYFAELEARYYKDGELVLPADSFDSMANGWSEDFEKAKEIFNQEFISSAFNAMSEKMKQEGGLNLTELADSMADLKLKVEERMKEHAQQMQEEGTEFCDSLDEMAEQEQELHEIIPNLKDYQVFTI from the coding sequence ATGAAAAGCAATGTATTTATGAAAAATAATGTATTAATTGCATCACTAACAGCGGTTATTGCTGTTGTGAGTCTGCCAACGTTTGCAGCGCAGTGTCGAGTTGATTTGAAGAATGAATTACGAATCGACGACCAAAAAGTCGAAATCCATCAGGTGAATGGCGATACAGCGGTCTTCGATGAAAACAATGACCTCTATATTCATGGCGAGAAAGTTGAGCTCGATGCTGATCAACAAGCCGCGATAGAGAAGTATCGTGACAGCATGAGTGAGTATTTACCTCGCGCAAAGCAAATGGCTAACGAGAGTTTAGCATTAGCCAATGACGTTATTGATGATATTGCTGCTAGCCTAGATTCGCCTGAGTCGTTTGATAACGTAAAAGAGTCAATGAAGACGTATTTTGCTGAACTTGAGGCGCGTTACTACAAAGATGGCGAGCTAGTACTGCCAGCAGACAGTTTCGACTCGATGGCAAATGGCTGGTCTGAAGATTTCGAGAAGGCTAAGGAGATCTTTAACCAAGAGTTTATCTCGAGTGCTTTCAATGCAATGTCTGAAAAGATGAAGCAAGAGGGCGGGCTAAACCTGACTGAATTGGCTGACAGCATGGCGGATCTCAAGCTTAAAGTTGAAGAGCGAATGAAAGAACATGCTCAGCAAATGCAAGAAGAAGGCACTGAGTTCTGTGATTCACTTGATGAGATGGCAGAGCAAGAGCAAGAACTGCATGAAATTATTCCGAACCTAAAAGATTACCAAGTATTCACGATTTAA
- a CDS encoding RecQ family ATP-dependent DNA helicase — MIEQKLKQVFGFDSLRNGQKQVIDNVLSGHSTAAIFPTGSGKSLCYQLPALELPHLTLVISPLLALMKDQLSFLHSKGISAAAIESSQDRQTTQQVMQSVRNGDTKILMISVERLKNERFRQFISQVPISLLVVDEAHCISEWGHNFRPDYLKLPQYQKQLNIPQVLLLTATATTSVIQDMKSKFDIDEERVVVTGFYRQNLDLSIQPCEQASKLETLCNVVNQASLAPTIVYVTLQQTAEMVAQQLRNAGVNAVAYHAGLKPENRDAIQHQFMSDDVSCIVATIAFGMGVDKSNIRRVIHFDLPKSIENYSQEIGRAGRDGQASECILLANKHGLSTLENFVFGDTPDNISIQAVLKEIYENQNTNASGSNQWEIMLNQLSRESNIRQLPLKTLLVYLEIEGVIEPKYSYFADYKFKFIRPKQQICEQFQGERRNFVEAIFQCSPQARVWCQVDFEALWTHFQADRQRVIAAIDYFNEQGWIELESKQITDVYAIHNTSEDMMQLSERLTELFKAKENSEINRLNQMLNFFEADTCLSSRLASYFADDKAPAKCDHCSVCRGQVATLPTVDVEPVDDETVMTWIHEFISASQQLITDEAITRFLCGIATPLSTKLKASKMVGYGKLEQQPFSDTLARVKQLPR; from the coding sequence ATGATTGAGCAGAAGCTAAAACAAGTATTCGGATTCGATTCACTGCGAAACGGACAAAAGCAAGTCATTGATAATGTTCTATCTGGTCATTCGACAGCCGCGATATTCCCGACGGGATCAGGCAAGTCGCTTTGCTACCAATTGCCCGCATTAGAGCTTCCTCATTTAACCTTGGTGATATCGCCACTGTTAGCCTTAATGAAAGACCAACTCAGCTTCTTACACAGTAAAGGCATCAGCGCGGCTGCCATCGAATCAAGCCAGGACAGACAAACCACACAACAGGTTATGCAGTCCGTACGAAACGGTGACACAAAAATCCTTATGATCTCGGTTGAGCGCTTGAAGAACGAACGCTTTCGTCAGTTTATCTCCCAAGTACCTATCTCGTTACTTGTGGTCGATGAGGCACACTGCATCTCGGAATGGGGTCACAACTTCAGACCTGATTACCTAAAGCTTCCTCAATACCAAAAGCAGCTTAATATTCCTCAAGTGCTACTGCTCACAGCAACCGCGACGACCTCTGTTATCCAAGATATGAAGTCTAAGTTTGACATCGATGAAGAGCGTGTTGTGGTTACTGGCTTCTATCGTCAAAACCTAGACCTTTCAATTCAACCTTGTGAACAAGCCAGCAAACTAGAAACCTTGTGCAATGTCGTCAACCAAGCTTCTCTCGCTCCGACTATTGTGTATGTCACTCTTCAACAAACAGCAGAGATGGTCGCTCAGCAACTTCGTAATGCTGGCGTAAATGCCGTGGCTTATCATGCCGGTCTCAAGCCTGAAAATAGAGACGCTATTCAACATCAGTTCATGAGTGATGACGTTAGCTGTATCGTGGCAACCATTGCATTTGGTATGGGTGTCGACAAGTCGAATATTCGCAGAGTGATTCACTTTGATCTTCCTAAATCGATAGAAAACTACTCACAAGAGATAGGCAGAGCAGGACGAGACGGACAAGCTTCTGAGTGTATATTGCTCGCGAACAAACACGGCTTGAGCACACTAGAGAACTTTGTATTTGGCGATACGCCAGACAACATATCGATCCAAGCAGTATTAAAAGAGATCTACGAAAACCAAAACACTAATGCTTCAGGCTCGAATCAATGGGAGATCATGCTTAATCAACTATCGCGTGAATCCAACATTCGTCAGCTGCCGCTTAAAACACTGTTGGTTTACCTCGAAATTGAGGGAGTGATTGAGCCAAAGTACAGCTACTTCGCGGATTACAAATTTAAGTTCATTCGCCCTAAGCAGCAGATCTGCGAGCAGTTCCAAGGTGAACGTCGTAACTTTGTTGAAGCGATTTTCCAATGCTCACCACAAGCAAGAGTCTGGTGCCAAGTCGACTTCGAGGCGCTCTGGACACACTTCCAAGCGGATCGCCAACGAGTTATCGCAGCTATTGATTACTTCAACGAACAGGGTTGGATTGAGCTAGAAAGCAAACAGATCACGGATGTCTACGCGATTCACAATACCTCTGAAGATATGATGCAATTATCTGAGCGATTAACTGAGTTGTTTAAGGCAAAAGAGAACAGTGAAATCAATCGTCTTAATCAGATGCTGAACTTCTTTGAAGCCGACACCTGTCTAAGCTCACGCCTTGCAAGTTACTTTGCCGATGACAAAGCACCAGCCAAGTGTGATCACTGTTCTGTATGCCGCGGTCAAGTAGCAACCTTACCAACCGTTGATGTTGAGCCCGTTGATGACGAAACGGTAATGACATGGATTCATGAGTTCATTTCTGCGAGCCAACAGTTGATTACCGACGAAGCGATTACTCGTTTTCTCTGTGGAATCGCCACCCCACTTTCAACCAAGCTTAAAGCCAGCAAAATGGTCGGCTACGGAAAGTTAGAGCAACAACCATTCAGTGATACCTTAGCGCGAGTGAAGCAGCTCCCTAGGTAG
- the ybeD gene encoding DUF493 family protein YbeD: MMNINSDAKLKDLLEFPCSFTYKVMGHAKPELTELVLEVIQRHAPGDYSPTLKPSAKGNYHSVSINITATSIEQVETLYKELGEIEIVRMVL, from the coding sequence ATCATGAACATCAATTCTGATGCAAAACTAAAAGACCTCTTAGAGTTCCCTTGTTCATTCACTTACAAAGTAATGGGCCACGCTAAGCCAGAACTGACTGAGCTAGTGCTAGAAGTGATCCAGCGTCATGCTCCTGGTGACTACAGCCCAACGCTAAAACCGAGTGCGAAAGGCAACTACCACTCTGTTTCTATCAATATTACTGCGACGTCAATTGAGCAGGTAGAAACGCTATACAAAGAACTGGGCGAGATCGAAATCGTTCGTATGGTTCTGTAA